One window from the genome of Alosa alosa isolate M-15738 ecotype Scorff River chromosome 15, AALO_Geno_1.1, whole genome shotgun sequence encodes:
- the spint2 gene encoding kunitz-type protease inhibitor 2, which yields MAHFWITIGVYLSICYICSGYAREEACKWNLNAELGLDPQSFDDGASYIAHLPNISDSIGCQSACCRRGDCQLAILGTPADGTAECFLVSCVNDGKDVCVLRPSSQFQVFRKMSVSPAQPTEGYARLHTCTECCTSPQLVGPCKAAHLRFYYDINTRSCKSFIYGGCQGNSNNFVSQEECESTCGGVIAKDIPNPKKSVDIKPKDPADHCLIPSDPGRCRAAFPMFYYDSKTRSCRQFIYGGCGGNANRFTSEEYCMKTCQGQEGHFQERGSTRDRWTPAFFLVATVAVISALLLAGLISMSVRKFKLTHLSPLDDKEDLLPEEELPSYMDTA from the exons ATGGCACATTTTTGGATCACAATTGGTGTGTACCTGTCGATTTGCTATATTTGCTCTGGGTATGCCAGAGAGGAAGCATGCAAATGGAATCTGAATGCTGAGTTGGGTTTAGACCCGCAGTCTTTCGATGATGGCGCTAGCTACATTGCCCACCTGCCGAATATTTCCGACAGCATTGGTTGCCAGTCGGCATGCTGTCGTAGGGGAGATTGCCAGCTTGCCATACTTGGGACTCCAGCTGATGGGACAGCTGAATGTTTCCTCGTGAGCTGTGTAAACGATGGAAAGGATGTCTGCGTTCTCCGACCCAGTTCGCAGTTCCAAGTTTTCAGGAAAATGTCAGTGTCACCTGCTCAACCAACTGAAGGCTACGCACGTCTTCACACCTGTACAG AGTGCTGCACATCCCCACAGCTGGTAGGTCCCTGTAAGGCTGCCCACCTTCGTTTCTACTATGACATCAACACACGGAGCTGTAAGAGCTTCATTTATGGTGGGTGTCAGGGCAACTCCAACAACTTTGTGTCTCAAGAAGAATGTGAGTCAACTTGCGGAGGTGTAATTG CCAAGGATATCCCTAACCCAAAGAAGTCTGTTGATATTAAGCCCAAGGACCCTGCTG ATCACTGCTTGATACCTTCGGATCCAGGAAGATGCCGTGCTGCCTTTCCAATGTTTTACTATGACTCCAAAACCAGGTCCTGCCGCCAATTCATCTATGGTGGCTGTGGTGGCAATGCTAACCGCTTCACTTCTGAGGAGTATTGTATGAAGACATGTCAAGGGCAGGAAG GCCATTTCCAGGAGCGTGGTTCAACCCGTGATCGCTGGACTCCAG CCTTCTTTCTAGTGGCCACAGTAGCAGTCATATCTGCATTGCTTCTGGCAGGCCTGATTTCCATGTCTGTCCGCAAATTCAAGCTGACCCATCTCTCCCCTCTGGATGATAAAGAGGATTTGCTGCCAGAGGAAGAGCTTCCATCTTACATGGACACAGCTTAG